Proteins from a genomic interval of Gossypium hirsutum isolate 1008001.06 chromosome A09, Gossypium_hirsutum_v2.1, whole genome shotgun sequence:
- the LOC107889654 gene encoding uncharacterized protein At5g02240 isoform X2 produces MATLTRVPLVFSSNRVAPAPAASLNHKCNCVASSSPLTRKLPHCSTPSSLSFNPFSSSFPSFSTRQNKGFRRTSLVVASMADLSTVLVTGAAGRTGQIVYKKLKERSDQFVVRGLVRTPESKETIGGADDVFVGDIRDTTTLVPAMQGIDALIILTSAVPRMKPGFDPTKGGRPEFYFEDGAYPEQVWKRKAEQYLADSGVPYTIIRAGGLQDRDGGIRELLVGKDDELLQTETKTIARPDVAEVCIQALKFEEAKFKAFDLASKPEGVGNPTKDFKALFSQITTRF; encoded by the exons ATGGCTACGCTTACACGTGTCCCATTGGTATTTTCCAGCAACAGGGTTGCACCAGCTCCAGCtgcttcattaaatcataaatgTAATTGCGTGGCGTCATCATCACCCTTAACAAGAAAACTTCCACATTGTTCTACTCCCTCCTCTCTTAGCTTCaaccctttttcatcttcattccCTTCTTTCTCAACGCGACAAAACAAGGGTTTTAGGAGAACATCTCTGGTAGTAGCTTCCATGGCTGATCTCAGCACTGTGCTTGTCACTGGAGCCGCTGGCAGAACag GTCAGATAGTTTACAAGAAGCTGAAAGAGAGGTCCGATCAGTTTGTTGTGAGAGGATTGGTTAGAACTCCAGAAAGCAAGGAGACAATTGGTGGAGCAGATGATGTGTTTGTTGGGGATATCAGGGATACCACAACTCTGGTTCCTGCCATGCAAGGAATTGATGCACTCATAATTCTTACTAGTGCTGTTCCTAGAATGAAACCTGGGTTTGATCCGACGAAAGGCGGAAGGCCTGAGTTCTATTTTGAAGATGGAGCATACCCTGAGCAA GTCTGGAAGAGAAAGGCTGAGCAGTATTTGGCCGACTCTGGCGTCCCATACACAATTATCAG GGCTGGAGGGCTGCAAGATAGAGATGGTGGCATCAGAGAACTACTTGTCGGGAAGGATGATGAGCTTCTTCAGACTGAAACAAAAACAATTGCCAGGCCTGATGTAGCAGAAGTCTGCATTCAG GCACTGAAATTTGAGGAGGCCAAATTTAAGGCGTTTGATTTAGCCTCGAAACCTGAGGGAGTTGGAAACCCAACAAAGGATTTTAAGGCTCTTTTTTCCCAGATCACTACTCGTTTCTAA
- the LOC107889654 gene encoding uncharacterized protein At5g02240 isoform X1 yields MATLTRVPLVFSSNRVAPAPAASLNHKCNCVASSSPLTRKLPHCSTPSSLSFNPFSSSFPSFSTRQNKGFRRTSLVVASMADLSTVLVTGAAGRTGQIVYKKLKERSDQFVVRGLVRTPESKETIGGADDVFVGDIRDTTTLVPAMQGIDALIILTSAVPRMKPGFDPTKGGRPEFYFEDGAYPEQIDWIGQKNQIDVAKEAGVKQIVLVGSMGGTNPNHPLNSLGNGNILVWKRKAEQYLADSGVPYTIIRAGGLQDRDGGIRELLVGKDDELLQTETKTIARPDVAEVCIQALKFEEAKFKAFDLASKPEGVGNPTKDFKALFSQITTRF; encoded by the exons ATGGCTACGCTTACACGTGTCCCATTGGTATTTTCCAGCAACAGGGTTGCACCAGCTCCAGCtgcttcattaaatcataaatgTAATTGCGTGGCGTCATCATCACCCTTAACAAGAAAACTTCCACATTGTTCTACTCCCTCCTCTCTTAGCTTCaaccctttttcatcttcattccCTTCTTTCTCAACGCGACAAAACAAGGGTTTTAGGAGAACATCTCTGGTAGTAGCTTCCATGGCTGATCTCAGCACTGTGCTTGTCACTGGAGCCGCTGGCAGAACag GTCAGATAGTTTACAAGAAGCTGAAAGAGAGGTCCGATCAGTTTGTTGTGAGAGGATTGGTTAGAACTCCAGAAAGCAAGGAGACAATTGGTGGAGCAGATGATGTGTTTGTTGGGGATATCAGGGATACCACAACTCTGGTTCCTGCCATGCAAGGAATTGATGCACTCATAATTCTTACTAGTGCTGTTCCTAGAATGAAACCTGGGTTTGATCCGACGAAAGGCGGAAGGCCTGAGTTCTATTTTGAAGATGGAGCATACCCTGAGCAA ATTGACTGGATTGGTCAGAAAAACCAAATAGATGTTG CTAAGGAGGCTGGAGTGAAGCAAATTGTGTTGGTTGGGTCCATGGGTGGAACAAACCCTAACCATCCCTTGAACAGCTTGGGCAATGGGAACATTTTG GTCTGGAAGAGAAAGGCTGAGCAGTATTTGGCCGACTCTGGCGTCCCATACACAATTATCAG GGCTGGAGGGCTGCAAGATAGAGATGGTGGCATCAGAGAACTACTTGTCGGGAAGGATGATGAGCTTCTTCAGACTGAAACAAAAACAATTGCCAGGCCTGATGTAGCAGAAGTCTGCATTCAG GCACTGAAATTTGAGGAGGCCAAATTTAAGGCGTTTGATTTAGCCTCGAAACCTGAGGGAGTTGGAAACCCAACAAAGGATTTTAAGGCTCTTTTTTCCCAGATCACTACTCGTTTCTAA